A genomic window from Trueperella bialowiezensis includes:
- a CDS encoding sugar ABC transporter permease, with translation MTGDARSAQLQVRDNRMPVGQWFRELGFRHVVGIVAVVYAAFPIVYIVSAALNPNISTTLTGANDLFANVSTQNFQELSDTMFWTWLKNTLIIGVATAVGTVLMGAAAAYAFSRYRFKGRKVTLMSLMVIQMFPQLLTFVAIFLLLTTLGDIIPWLGIDSKIALICVYLGGALGANTFLMYGFFNSIPMELDEAAKIDGASHGQVYWTIIMPLVIPILAVVGLLSFISAFNDFILSRTILTSQSNWTLAVGMNLWVGGNDKQWDWFAAGSVISALPILLLFLFLQKYIVSGLTGGAVKG, from the coding sequence ATGACGGGCGATGCTCGTTCTGCCCAACTTCAGGTGCGCGATAACCGGATGCCCGTCGGGCAATGGTTCCGTGAGCTAGGGTTCCGCCACGTGGTTGGAATTGTTGCCGTGGTGTATGCTGCCTTCCCGATTGTGTACATCGTGTCAGCGGCTCTCAATCCGAATATTTCAACCACGCTTACGGGTGCGAATGATCTGTTTGCAAACGTATCGACGCAGAATTTTCAGGAGCTTTCGGACACCATGTTTTGGACGTGGCTGAAGAATACGCTCATCATTGGGGTGGCGACGGCGGTTGGCACTGTCCTGATGGGGGCTGCGGCGGCATACGCCTTTTCGCGGTACCGTTTCAAGGGGCGGAAAGTGACTCTCATGTCGCTTATGGTGATCCAAATGTTCCCGCAGTTGTTGACTTTTGTGGCGATCTTCTTGCTCCTTACCACACTGGGGGACATCATTCCTTGGTTGGGGATAGATTCGAAGATAGCACTGATCTGTGTTTACCTTGGCGGTGCGCTGGGCGCTAACACGTTCCTCATGTACGGATTTTTCAATTCGATCCCGATGGAGCTTGATGAGGCAGCTAAAATTGACGGTGCCTCGCACGGCCAAGTGTACTGGACGATCATCATGCCGCTGGTGATCCCTATTCTTGCGGTTGTCGGTCTGCTGTCCTTCATTTCGGCATTCAATGATTTCATTCTTTCCCGTACGATCCTTACCAGTCAGTCAAACTGGACTCTTGCGGTGGGAATGAATTTGTGGGTTGGTGGAAATGACAAGCAGTGGGATTGGTTTGCTGCCGGTTCGGTCATTTCTGCGCTGCCGATCCTGTTGTTGTTCTTGTTCTTGCAAAAGTACATAGTTTCTGGCCTGACCGGAGGTGCTGTCAAGGGCTAA
- a CDS encoding ABC transporter permease subunit: MSMTVQSEASKARQRRRQENRKKDSQATNWSPGFIAKLILMALVNALGIHVIFTAFGQGSWLLGILMVALVIFTDWVYFSKRTLALKYLTPGLIFLLVFQAFTIVYTGYIAFTNYGHQHTLNKSQAINALVLQNSFKRVEGSPQYPLALVHKDGELGFAVLADGELKVGSADQPLEKVAGEIDGNRIVTVEGWEPLTGADLTARQQEITQLRVPLSSDPEAGTIGTQTGTTAFEFTSSLKYDDERDAMVDTETGKVYFANDEVGFFESQTGEKLGVGWRVNVGFDNFIQGFSDSRYAQPFASVLIWNVIFAAMSVLTTFLLGMVLAIVMNDERMKGRKFYRTMMLLPYAFPSFMTAFLFAGLMNARYGFFNELLGMEIPWLTDPTMAKVSVILVNLWMGFPYMFLIVTGALQSIPGDLVEAAKIDGASTFQVWRNVTFPQLMISLTPLLISSFAFNFNNFNLIYMLNGGGPAMSDASVPVGHTDILISMVYKIAGLTGEALPNYGLAAAMSLVIFLIVGSVSLYSFKKSNAFEGLGS, translated from the coding sequence ATGTCAATGACGGTTCAGTCCGAGGCGAGTAAGGCAAGGCAACGGCGTCGTCAAGAAAATCGCAAGAAGGATTCGCAAGCCACGAACTGGTCTCCTGGTTTCATTGCCAAACTTATTCTTATGGCATTGGTGAATGCCCTCGGCATACATGTTATATTCACTGCTTTCGGCCAAGGCTCTTGGCTGCTAGGGATCCTGATGGTAGCCCTAGTTATTTTCACTGACTGGGTGTATTTTTCTAAACGTACCCTCGCACTGAAGTACTTGACGCCTGGGCTGATCTTTCTGCTCGTCTTTCAAGCGTTCACGATCGTCTATACGGGCTATATTGCTTTTACGAACTACGGCCATCAGCACACGCTTAATAAATCGCAAGCAATTAACGCTCTAGTGCTCCAAAATAGCTTCAAACGTGTGGAGGGTTCCCCACAGTACCCGCTCGCGCTCGTACATAAGGACGGCGAACTCGGATTCGCCGTCCTTGCCGACGGAGAGCTCAAAGTAGGTAGCGCAGATCAACCCCTTGAAAAGGTCGCGGGTGAGATCGATGGCAACCGAATCGTCACAGTGGAGGGTTGGGAGCCGCTGACCGGTGCAGATCTTACGGCACGACAGCAAGAGATAACACAGTTGCGAGTTCCACTCAGCTCGGATCCGGAGGCCGGTACGATAGGAACGCAAACCGGAACCACGGCTTTCGAGTTCACGTCGTCGTTAAAATACGACGACGAACGCGACGCGATGGTTGACACGGAAACAGGCAAGGTGTACTTCGCAAACGACGAGGTAGGCTTCTTCGAAAGCCAGACCGGTGAGAAGCTCGGCGTGGGCTGGCGGGTGAACGTCGGATTCGATAACTTCATCCAGGGCTTTTCCGATTCTCGCTACGCTCAGCCGTTTGCATCCGTGCTGATCTGGAATGTCATATTCGCGGCAATGTCGGTTCTTACCACGTTCCTTTTGGGCATGGTCTTAGCCATCGTTATGAACGACGAGCGAATGAAGGGGCGCAAGTTCTATCGCACAATGATGCTGCTACCTTATGCGTTCCCATCATTCATGACAGCGTTCCTTTTTGCTGGCCTGATGAATGCTCGATATGGGTTCTTCAACGAGCTACTGGGCATGGAAATTCCGTGGTTGACTGACCCCACGATGGCGAAAGTATCAGTAATTTTAGTGAACCTGTGGATGGGCTTCCCATACATGTTCTTAATCGTGACAGGGGCGCTGCAATCGATCCCCGGAGACCTGGTTGAGGCAGCAAAGATTGATGGGGCTTCCACCTTCCAAGTGTGGCGCAACGTTACCTTCCCGCAGCTGATGATCTCACTAACGCCGCTGCTGATTTCCTCTTTCGCGTTCAACTTCAATAATTTTAATTTGATTTACATGTTGAACGGCGGCGGCCCAGCGATGTCAGATGCATCTGTTCCAGTTGGGCACACAGATATTTTGATCTCTATGGTTTACAAGATCGCTGGCCTGACAGGCGAGGCGTTGCCGAACTACGGTTTGGCAGCCGCAATGTCGCTTGTCATCTTCCTGATCGTGGGGAGCGTCTCGCTCTACTCGTTTAAGAAATCAAATGCGTTCGAAGGGTTGGGATCGTAA
- a CDS encoding sugar ABC transporter substrate-binding protein has protein sequence MRRSIALMASAGLALTLAACSNNDGGEKPSADATKQEQTSENSGGKLVIWTDANREPAFKMAAENYKANTGNEVELVVKENDQMRSEFASQAAAGEGPDIVFGAHDWLGEFVTNGLVAPVELGDKAKEFNDLAVQAFTYEGTTYGVPYAVENLAIIRNADLVDSTPATFDEMIAKGKEAGVQYPFIMQIGSEGDPYTMYPFEASFSGSVFELDSDGGYTKKLNLGGEQGLAFAKWLSANGQGGTGVLDTNVNYDIAVEAFKNGQSPYILGGPWMLGDFKDMNISVDPIPTTGDKPASPFLGVQGGFVNAGSKNQLLATDFLVNYVGSKQVQDELYKIGQRLPALTESATAAQSDPLMAGFAAAGKDALPMPSLPEMGAVWTFWGKTEAQILQGDSDPAGVWEKMISDIEAEIAK, from the coding sequence ATGCGACGGAGCATTGCTCTTATGGCATCGGCAGGACTGGCGTTGACGCTCGCCGCCTGCTCAAATAACGACGGCGGCGAGAAGCCTTCGGCTGACGCCACCAAGCAGGAACAGACCTCTGAAAACAGCGGCGGTAAGCTGGTTATTTGGACGGACGCGAACCGGGAACCGGCGTTCAAGATGGCAGCTGAGAACTACAAGGCAAATACTGGTAACGAAGTTGAACTCGTAGTTAAAGAAAATGACCAGATGCGCTCTGAGTTCGCCTCACAGGCAGCAGCCGGTGAAGGTCCGGACATCGTGTTTGGCGCACATGATTGGCTCGGTGAGTTCGTGACCAACGGCCTCGTAGCTCCGGTAGAACTTGGCGATAAGGCGAAGGAATTCAATGACCTCGCGGTTCAGGCCTTTACGTATGAGGGAACAACGTACGGAGTTCCCTACGCAGTAGAAAACCTTGCAATTATTCGCAACGCTGATCTGGTTGATTCGACTCCGGCAACTTTCGACGAAATGATCGCCAAGGGCAAGGAGGCGGGCGTCCAGTACCCGTTCATCATGCAAATTGGCAGCGAGGGTGACCCGTACACGATGTATCCGTTCGAAGCCTCGTTCTCTGGCTCGGTGTTTGAACTCGACAGCGATGGTGGCTACACGAAGAAACTCAACCTCGGAGGCGAACAGGGGCTCGCGTTTGCCAAGTGGCTTTCCGCAAACGGCCAGGGTGGCACGGGCGTTCTAGACACCAACGTGAACTATGACATCGCGGTCGAAGCTTTCAAGAATGGACAGTCGCCCTATATTTTGGGTGGCCCGTGGATGCTGGGAGATTTCAAGGATATGAATATCTCAGTCGATCCGATTCCAACCACGGGTGATAAGCCGGCATCACCGTTCCTTGGCGTGCAAGGCGGTTTCGTCAATGCCGGATCGAAGAACCAGTTGCTCGCTACAGACTTCCTTGTTAACTACGTGGGCTCAAAGCAGGTGCAAGACGAGTTGTACAAGATCGGCCAGCGTCTGCCCGCGCTGACCGAATCTGCCACTGCCGCTCAGTCTGATCCACTGATGGCTGGCTTTGCTGCTGCTGGTAAGGATGCGCTTCCGATGCCGTCTCTGCCAGAGATGGGTGCTGTGTGGACCTTCTGGGGCAAGACGGAAGCACAGATCCTGCAAGGCGATTCCGACCCAGCAGGGGTGTGGGAAAAGATGATCTCTGATATCGAAGCAGAGATAGCGAAGTAA
- a CDS encoding glycoside hydrolase family 13 protein → MTLLLHTETPASEWWREGVIYQIYPRSFASSSGPIGGLPGIISKLGYLRDLGVDALWLSPFYLSPQKDAGYDVANYRQVDPMFGTNDDATRLIAAAHGCGLRIIVDLVPNHTSDQHEWFQAALTNPHAPERELYWFVDETDEPPTDWLSVFGGAAWTRVCERPDAPGSAWEDDRSWYLHLFDSSQPDLNWRNPKVRAEFRDILRYWLDLGVDGFRVDVAHGLVKDPQLPNWQYHYDMVAGSGDAAGSIPPPPQWNRPEVHEIYREWRAVLNEYGTDKALVAEAWVDDLSDLANYVRPDEMYQAFNFDFLSAPYTVDSYRHTIRESLAAMDAVGAPTTWVLSNHDVVRAVSRFGLSKTGKGPNGIRPGDEQPDAVLGFNRALAAHVLQAALPGSCYIYQGEELGLPEHMALPDSVRQDPAFFRTKGAEAGRDGCRVPIPWQADAPGYGFSPSGVSWLPHLDSAHELAADVQDRDPESTLSLFRRLFAQRKRLQMARASLYETDEVAPYLHYVSRLSGRADVHVIITFDTPAPLPDQARIIIQSRNLGENLAQDAARSVPPNAAVWFTTD, encoded by the coding sequence ATGACTTTGTTGCTTCACACGGAAACCCCAGCCAGCGAGTGGTGGCGTGAAGGGGTGATCTACCAGATCTATCCACGTTCTTTCGCGTCCTCATCCGGGCCAATCGGCGGCTTGCCGGGCATCATCTCCAAGCTCGGCTACCTGCGCGATCTGGGCGTAGACGCCCTGTGGCTGTCGCCTTTCTATCTTTCTCCCCAGAAGGACGCCGGTTACGACGTCGCAAATTACAGGCAAGTTGATCCGATGTTTGGCACGAACGACGACGCCACGCGGCTGATTGCCGCAGCCCACGGTTGCGGGTTGCGAATCATCGTGGACTTGGTTCCTAACCACACCTCGGATCAACACGAGTGGTTTCAAGCTGCGCTCACAAACCCACATGCCCCCGAGCGTGAACTTTACTGGTTCGTCGACGAGACCGACGAACCACCTACCGATTGGCTTTCGGTTTTTGGTGGCGCGGCGTGGACGCGAGTGTGCGAACGCCCCGACGCGCCGGGATCCGCATGGGAAGATGACCGGAGCTGGTATCTGCACCTGTTCGATTCCTCCCAGCCGGATCTGAACTGGCGCAATCCGAAGGTACGGGCGGAATTCCGCGATATTTTGCGGTACTGGCTTGATCTGGGCGTGGATGGTTTCCGTGTTGACGTGGCTCACGGGTTAGTGAAAGATCCGCAGCTACCGAACTGGCAATACCATTACGACATGGTCGCCGGTTCCGGCGACGCCGCCGGCAGTATCCCTCCGCCGCCGCAGTGGAACCGCCCTGAGGTTCACGAGATCTATCGCGAATGGCGGGCCGTGCTCAACGAATACGGAACTGACAAGGCGTTGGTTGCCGAAGCGTGGGTCGATGACTTGAGCGATCTGGCCAACTACGTCCGTCCCGATGAAATGTACCAAGCCTTTAACTTCGATTTCCTCTCGGCTCCCTACACTGTCGATTCGTACCGTCACACCATCCGGGAATCGCTGGCCGCGATGGACGCAGTGGGCGCGCCAACTACCTGGGTGCTGTCCAACCACGACGTGGTTCGCGCGGTTTCTCGATTCGGTTTAAGTAAAACCGGCAAGGGGCCGAACGGGATCCGGCCGGGCGATGAACAGCCAGATGCTGTGCTAGGTTTCAACCGCGCGCTAGCAGCTCACGTCTTGCAGGCGGCTCTGCCCGGTTCGTGTTACATCTACCAGGGAGAGGAACTGGGTTTGCCCGAACACATGGCACTTCCTGACTCGGTGCGTCAAGATCCCGCGTTTTTCCGCACGAAGGGTGCTGAGGCAGGACGGGACGGCTGCCGAGTTCCCATACCCTGGCAAGCTGACGCCCCCGGCTATGGATTCTCCCCCTCGGGCGTATCGTGGCTGCCGCACCTCGACAGCGCGCACGAACTTGCAGCCGACGTGCAAGATCGTGACCCGGAATCTACGCTCAGCCTCTTCCGGCGGTTGTTTGCGCAACGTAAGCGCCTCCAGATGGCGCGGGCCAGCCTCTATGAAACCGACGAAGTAGCGCCGTATTTACACTATGTGTCCCGGCTGAGTGGGCGGGCGGACGTGCACGTGATCATCACGTTCGACACCCCGGCACCGCTCCCAGATCAGGCGCGGATCATCATACAATCACGCAACCTGGGCGAGAATCTCGCTCAGGACGCGGCGCGTAGCGTGCCGCCGAACGCAGCCGTGTGGTTTACCACAGATTAA
- a CDS encoding LacI family DNA-binding transcriptional regulator, whose amino-acid sequence MAHRIRLADIAAQAGVSTATVSRVLNAKSSVAPKTRQAVVAALDLLGYERPKTLREHGGGLVGMIVPELTNPIFPFFTQSIVSALSLQGYTPLLGTQMAGGTTEDSYVETMLAHRVAGFVFVSGLHADSTANISRYERIIARKIPFVTINGAHPGLRNPDFSTDDADAIRQAVCHLTSLGHQKIGFASGPLRFIPSLHKTEAFIDAMRHSHPHEQPRVVHTLYTVNGGAGAAAQLIGAGCTAIICGSDMMALGAVRHCKAAGISVPSDISIVGFDDSPVTGFSDPPLTTLRQPVKAITEAAVSTLVALIKGMQVDIGKMSFDPELIVRGSTAARK is encoded by the coding sequence ATGGCTCATCGGATTCGGTTGGCAGACATAGCCGCTCAAGCCGGTGTTTCCACTGCTACCGTGTCGCGTGTACTCAATGCAAAGAGTTCTGTGGCGCCTAAAACGCGGCAAGCTGTAGTTGCTGCACTTGACCTTCTGGGTTATGAGCGCCCCAAAACCTTACGGGAACACGGCGGCGGGCTGGTCGGCATGATAGTTCCCGAATTGACAAACCCTATTTTCCCGTTCTTCACGCAATCGATAGTTTCGGCACTTTCACTTCAGGGGTACACTCCCCTACTGGGCACCCAGATGGCCGGAGGGACTACCGAGGATTCCTACGTTGAAACGATGCTTGCCCATCGCGTAGCCGGATTTGTTTTCGTTTCTGGCTTGCACGCGGATTCGACGGCGAATATTTCCAGGTACGAGCGTATTATTGCGCGCAAGATTCCTTTCGTGACCATCAACGGTGCGCACCCTGGCTTACGCAACCCTGATTTTTCTACCGACGACGCCGACGCAATCCGGCAAGCTGTCTGTCACTTAACTAGTCTGGGCCATCAGAAGATCGGTTTTGCATCTGGTCCCCTACGTTTTATCCCATCGCTTCACAAGACGGAAGCGTTTATTGACGCAATGCGCCACTCGCACCCGCACGAACAGCCGCGCGTTGTTCACACGCTTTACACGGTCAACGGGGGCGCAGGCGCGGCAGCTCAACTGATTGGCGCCGGCTGTACTGCCATTATCTGCGGCTCGGACATGATGGCACTGGGTGCGGTCCGCCACTGCAAAGCTGCCGGGATATCTGTGCCGAGCGACATCTCCATTGTCGGCTTTGACGATTCGCCTGTAACCGGATTTTCCGATCCTCCGCTAACGACGCTCCGCCAACCAGTCAAGGCAATAACGGAAGCAGCCGTATCAACCCTCGTTGCTCTTATCAAAGGCATGCAGGTGGATATAGGCAAGATGAGTTTCGATCCCGAACTCATAGTTCGTGGCTCAACCGCCGCCCGCAAGTAA
- a CDS encoding tetratricopeptide repeat protein has translation MSGVYDLSAFQKKDDAGGGDTVPGPYVLAVTAQNLQGVINTSAQLPVIAAFHSDKSQNSQALIGMLSKLVNEHKGRFQLATVDVDENSDVAQAFGVNAVPAAVAILQGQPIPLFQGLPDDAQLTDTIAKILQAASEYGMTGVLDGDADATPPEPEIPPLHKAGLEALEKGDVEAAHAAYSEALAQNPADSEAQTALYQIELIQRIAQMNPDGDTQATQKILTAAQSAPLTDVDSHLKAADLEFSYQRPDAAFRRLIDVIKATSGEEREKARERLLAYFDILGPEQPVVAQARKALANALF, from the coding sequence ATGAGTGGAGTTTACGATCTATCTGCATTTCAGAAGAAGGACGACGCCGGGGGTGGTGACACCGTTCCGGGGCCTTACGTTCTCGCTGTGACGGCGCAGAACCTGCAGGGCGTTATTAACACGTCTGCTCAGCTGCCGGTGATCGCCGCGTTCCACTCGGATAAATCTCAGAACTCCCAGGCGTTGATTGGGATGCTTAGCAAGCTCGTCAATGAGCACAAGGGCCGCTTCCAGTTGGCTACCGTGGACGTTGACGAGAATTCGGATGTGGCGCAGGCGTTTGGTGTGAACGCGGTGCCGGCCGCCGTCGCAATCTTGCAAGGCCAGCCGATTCCGCTGTTCCAGGGGCTTCCCGACGACGCCCAGTTAACCGATACGATCGCAAAGATTTTGCAGGCGGCGAGCGAATACGGCATGACGGGCGTGCTCGATGGCGACGCCGATGCCACCCCGCCCGAACCTGAAATCCCACCTTTACACAAAGCTGGTCTTGAAGCCTTGGAGAAGGGCGACGTCGAAGCCGCACACGCCGCATACTCTGAGGCACTCGCGCAGAATCCGGCCGATTCTGAAGCACAAACCGCGCTTTATCAGATCGAACTCATCCAGCGGATCGCGCAGATGAATCCCGATGGCGACACCCAGGCGACGCAGAAGATTCTTACGGCTGCACAGTCCGCGCCGTTGACTGACGTTGACTCTCACCTCAAGGCCGCTGATCTCGAGTTTTCCTATCAGCGCCCGGACGCCGCGTTCAGGAGGCTTATCGACGTCATCAAAGCCACCAGCGGTGAGGAACGAGAGAAGGCACGCGAGAGGCTGCTTGCCTACTTCGATATTCTCGGCCCGGAGCAGCCGGTTGTTGCGCAGGCCCGGAAGGCGCTCGCGAACGCGCTGTTTTAA